In the genome of Leguminivora glycinivorella isolate SPB_JAAS2020 chromosome 21, LegGlyc_1.1, whole genome shotgun sequence, one region contains:
- the LOC125237539 gene encoding zinc finger protein 219-like, with amino-acid sequence MSVAPAVKRELELESGGASPGRKRRKQAAPSRAPQPALAPPTPLDLHAKMHDIYKSALAFGDLALPAFDPLAAFRLLPRHDPPRIFNPEAYCDLCCKEFCNKYFLKTHRANKHGIYDGGEPQPQPPPQQPSPPRRASDEESNGTPRRLSPDSARRARDAGFQPDALRRLGVVNPEAFCEICCKEYCNKYFLRTHRERRHGVPAHRSPGAERSPQSMTPPMMNFNTPVSTPLATPLTTPPAPLVSLPPPDTPPRSHSLPPPLDPEEMAEVKRECEEELEAALRDGQTSPLNLIVEERGSASPGSASEELRKLQTMISQLNELAAERLAEEPSSPAPRAPSSSPPTQDERRASSSGSSFCEICNKELCNKYFMRTHMQRMHGISLESGTQLGGVTCDICHKELCSKYFLRVHKHNTHGIPAPPAPANAAPAEPCPLCARRFRGPRALRAHLLAEHAPPARPPPPPPRPLDLLVRDKPYACSYCPFTTDVLAFLFAHERAHVQQQSEPQESASELTTSTGAEGESEGAEGESEAEEGVYSCSRCEFRAEGFAALEAHLRAAHSGAGALLAVPRAPQAPLTMQPFVVEEAGGALSLVPALVFLPVRRRATRRATVTLTLTPA; translated from the coding sequence ATGTCGGTCGCGCCGGCGGTGAAGCGCGAGCTGGAGCTGGAGAGCGGCGGCGCCAGCCCGGGCCGCAAGCGGCGCAAGCAGGCCGCGCCCTCCCGCGCGCCGCAGCCGGCGCTCGCCCCGCCGACCCCGCTCGACCTGCACGCCAAGATGCACGACATCTACAAGTCCGCGCTCGCCTTCGGCGACCTCGCGCTGCCCGCCTTCGACCCCCTCGCCGCCTTCCGCCTGCTCCCGCGCCACGACCCGCCGCGCATCTTCAACCCCGAGGCCTACTGCGACCTCTGCTGCAAGGAGTTCTGCAACAAATACTTCCTCAAGACGCACCGGGCCAACAAGCATGGCATCTACGATGGCGGCGAACCCCAACCGCAACCGCCGCCGCAGCAGCCCTCCCCACCCAGACGGGCGTCCGACGAAGAATCCAACGGCACCCCGAGAAGACTATCCCCGGACTCGGCGAGGCGGGCGCGCGACGCCGGATTCCAACCCGACGCGCTCCGGCGTCTGGGCGTCGTCAACCCGGAAGCGTTCTGCGAGATCTGCTGCAAGGAGTATTGTAACAAGTATTTCTTACGGACGCACCGGGAGCGGCGCCACGGCgtgccggcgcaccgctcgccCGGCGCCGAGCGCTCGCCGCAGTCCATGACGCCGCCCATGATGAACTTCAACACGCCGGTCAGCACGCCGCTCGCGACGCCGCTCACCACCCCGCCGGCGCCTCTAGTCTCGCTCCCTCCACCGGACACGCCCCCGCGCTCGCACTCGCTTCCGCCGCCACTAGATCCGGAAGAGATGGCCGAAGTGAAGCGCGAATGCGAGGAGGAGCTGGAGGCAGCTCTGCGCGACGGACAGACGAGTCCGCTCAACTTGATCGTGGAGGAGCGCGGGTCCGCCTCGCCGGGGTCCGCCAGCGAGGAGCTCCGCAAGCTGCAGACGATGATATCGCAGCTGAACGAGCTCGCCGCCGAGCGCCTGGCCGAGGAGCCCTCCTCGCCCGCGCCGCGAGCGCCGTCCTCGTCCCCGCCCACCCAGGACGAGCGTCGAGCCTCCTCGTCCGGCTCCAGCTTCTGCGAGATCTGCAACAAGGAGTTGTGCAACAAATATTTTATGCGAACACACATGCAGCGGATGCACGGGATCTCGCTAGAGAGCGGCACGCAGTTGGGAGGGGTCACTTGCGATATTTGTCACAAGGAGTTGTGCAGCAAGTACTTCCTGCGCGTGCACAAGCACAACACGCACGGGATCccggcgccgcccgcgccggccAACGCCGCGCCCGCGGAGCCGTGCCCGCTGTGCGCGCGGCGGTTCCGCGGGCCGCGAGCCCTGCGCGCGCACCTGCTGGCCGAGCACGCGCCACCGGCGCgcccgccgccaccgccgccgaGACCGCTGGACCTGCTGGTGCGGGACAAGCCCTACGCGTGCTCCTACTGCCCGTTCACGACGGACGTGTTGGCGTTTCTGTTCGCGCACGAGCGCGCGCACGTGCAGCAGCAGAGCGAGCCGCAGGAGAGCGCAAGCGAGCTGACTACGTCGACGGGGGCGGAGGGCGAGAGCGAGGGCGCGGAGGGGGAGAGCGAGGCGGAGGAGGGCGTGTACTCGTGCTCGCGCTGCGAGTTCCGCGCGGAGGGCTTCGCGGCGCTGGAGGCGCACCTGCGCGCGGCGCACTCGGGCGCGGGCGCGCTGCTGGCCGTGCCGCGCGCGCCGCAGGCCCCGCTCACCATGCAGCCCTTCGTGGTGGAGGAGGCGGGGGGGGCGCTCAGCCTGGTGCCGGCGCTCGTGTTCCTGCCGGTGCGCCGCCGCGCCACGCGCCGCGCGACCGTCACGCTCACGCTGACGCCGGCctag